A window of the Phycicoccus sp. M110.8 genome harbors these coding sequences:
- a CDS encoding methyltransferase domain-containing protein — MATTTWDPDQYARFSDHRSRPFGDLLARVGASAPRLVVDLGCGNGPLTLTLADRWPGARVVGVDFSPQMLDAARSLDPDGRVEWVEADLATWDIASLAAAPDVVVSNATLQWVPGHQDLLRAWAASLAPGGWLAMQVPGNLDAPSHRLMREVAATHPAADRLRPALERLAVAEPADYVELFAAAGLEVDAWETTYQHVLDPEGVQASPVLEWVRGTGLRPVLEALPDAQERDAFLAEYDARLREAYPRTDVGVVLPFRRIFCVGHAAVGKG; from the coding sequence ATGGCGACGACGACCTGGGACCCCGACCAGTACGCGAGGTTCTCCGACCACCGGTCCCGGCCGTTCGGCGACCTGCTCGCCCGGGTCGGCGCGAGCGCACCCCGGCTGGTGGTCGACCTCGGCTGCGGCAACGGGCCGCTGACCCTCACGCTCGCCGACCGGTGGCCCGGTGCCCGGGTGGTCGGCGTGGACTTCTCGCCGCAGATGCTCGACGCCGCGCGGTCATTGGACCCGGACGGCCGGGTCGAGTGGGTGGAGGCCGACCTGGCCACGTGGGACATCGCGAGCCTCGCCGCGGCGCCCGACGTCGTCGTCAGCAACGCCACGCTGCAGTGGGTGCCCGGCCACCAGGACCTGCTGCGCGCCTGGGCCGCGTCGCTGGCGCCCGGTGGCTGGCTGGCGATGCAGGTCCCCGGCAACCTCGACGCGCCCTCGCACCGCCTCATGCGCGAGGTCGCGGCCACCCACCCCGCGGCGGACCGGCTGCGGCCGGCGCTCGAACGGCTGGCCGTCGCCGAGCCGGCCGACTACGTCGAGCTCTTCGCCGCCGCCGGGCTGGAGGTCGACGCCTGGGAGACCACGTACCAGCACGTCCTCGACCCCGAGGGGGTGCAGGCGAGCCCGGTCCTGGAGTGGGTCCGCGGCACCGGGCTGCGGCCGGTCCTGGAGGCCCTCCCCGACGCGCAGGAGCGGGACGCCTTCCTCGCCGAGTACGACGCCCGGCTCCGCGAGGCCTACCCGCGCACCGACGTCGGCGTGGTCCTCCCGTTCCGCCGCATCTTCTGCGTCGGCCACGCTGCCGTGGGGAAGGGGTGA
- a CDS encoding alpha/beta hydrolase: MARVYGLAWVLVLVLAGCGSGGGAPDTASATRTPRPLPIVTPTTVAERCKVPFEGGTLVDLRAPDGSVMTGATIGTGRTVAVYLHQTAPSGFCGWVSYAAWAAERGVRGVLVDLCGWGRARCTPAFAGDPEAQVRLAVDWARQQGAERVTVVGASMGGVIALGVGQQAGADAIVDLSGPFDGFGVPSAQEAAPWVTVPLLVAIAPGDRTMEPARTRAAFGTTPAGTKRFVSTPGGHGWGMLNDGTDAEPAWTPLATTVLRWVQGDRR, encoded by the coding sequence ATGGCGCGCGTCTATGGGCTGGCCTGGGTGCTGGTGCTGGTTCTGGCCGGGTGCGGGTCCGGCGGGGGTGCCCCCGACACGGCGAGCGCCACGCGCACCCCGCGGCCGCTGCCGATCGTCACCCCGACGACGGTCGCCGAGCGCTGCAAGGTGCCGTTCGAAGGCGGCACCCTGGTCGACCTCCGGGCGCCCGACGGCAGCGTGATGACGGGTGCGACGATCGGGACCGGGCGCACCGTGGCCGTCTACCTGCACCAGACCGCCCCCTCGGGGTTCTGCGGCTGGGTGTCGTATGCCGCGTGGGCGGCCGAGCGCGGGGTGCGGGGTGTGCTCGTCGACCTCTGCGGGTGGGGTCGGGCGAGGTGCACGCCGGCCTTCGCGGGGGACCCCGAGGCCCAGGTGCGGCTCGCGGTGGACTGGGCGCGGCAGCAGGGCGCCGAGCGGGTCACGGTGGTGGGCGCCTCGATGGGTGGGGTGATCGCCCTGGGCGTCGGACAGCAGGCCGGGGCGGACGCGATCGTGGACCTGTCGGGGCCGTTCGACGGGTTCGGGGTGCCCTCGGCGCAGGAGGCGGCACCCTGGGTGACGGTGCCGCTGCTCGTGGCGATCGCGCCGGGCGACCGGACGATGGAGCCGGCACGGACGCGTGCGGCGTTCGGGACCACGCCCGCCGGGACCAAGCGGTTCGTCTCGACGCCCGGCGGCCACGGGTGGGGGATGCTCAACGACGGCACGGACGCCGAGCCGGCGTGGACCCCGTTGGCGACGACGGTCCTGCGCTGGGTGCAGGGCGACCGGCGGTAG
- a CDS encoding MarR family transcriptional regulator yields MSPQADDVDRIVDAWRRERPDLDVAPLHVLSRISRLARRLDLDRAQAFAQHQLEGWEFDVLSALRRSGAPYELSPGQLIRQTLVTSGTMTNRVDRLERRGLVERSPSPTDRRGVIVRLTPAGRDTVDAAMADLLTRERALLSDLSGEDRDHLAATLRDLLAPFESEAASAEG; encoded by the coding sequence ATGAGCCCCCAGGCGGACGACGTCGACCGGATCGTCGACGCGTGGCGACGCGAGCGCCCGGACCTCGACGTCGCCCCGCTGCACGTGCTGTCGCGCATCTCGCGGCTGGCCCGGCGGCTCGACCTCGACCGGGCGCAGGCGTTCGCCCAGCACCAGCTCGAGGGCTGGGAGTTCGACGTGCTGTCGGCCCTGCGGCGGTCCGGCGCCCCCTACGAGCTGTCCCCCGGCCAGCTGATCCGCCAGACGCTCGTCACCAGCGGGACGATGACCAACCGGGTCGACCGGCTGGAGCGCCGGGGCCTGGTCGAGCGCAGCCCGAGCCCGACCGACCGGCGCGGGGTCATCGTCCGGCTGACCCCGGCCGGCCGCGACACGGTGGACGCCGCCATGGCGGACCTGCTGACCCGCGAGCGGGCGCTGCTGTCCGACCTGTCCGGCGAGGACCGCGACCACCTGGCGGCGACGCTGCGCGACCTGCTGGCACCGTTCGAGTCCGAGGCCGCCTCCGCGGAGGGCTGA
- a CDS encoding ubiquitin-like domain-containing protein produces MTTLVAGAVGVSHLDKSVTLSVDGKTSTVHAFGSTVGDVLKKEDITIGDHDVVAPSPNSPLSDGEKVVVRYGRKLTVTVDGATREYWTTATTVAAALQELGIRADSAKLSASRSMTLGRQGLTLSVTTPKDVSVRADGKNRTETTTAATVADVLSELGITKDGDDRVKPDLTTPVTKGMKIQVQRVSSTEVEDTQAIAAPVTRKSDSSLYKGQTKTLKAGADGAKLVTYKVTKVDGKVESKKVVSSKVTQQPVTRVVAVGTKARPAVSAPSAGNTSGAGLNLANAAMWDRIAQCESGGNWHINTGNGYYGGLQFDSGSWLANGGGDFAPRADLASREEQITVANRYYAKAGLSPWGCAGAA; encoded by the coding sequence GTGACGACCCTCGTCGCTGGAGCCGTTGGCGTCTCGCACCTCGACAAGTCCGTGACCCTCTCGGTCGACGGCAAGACCTCCACCGTCCACGCCTTCGGCAGCACGGTGGGTGATGTCCTGAAGAAGGAGGACATCACGATCGGCGACCACGACGTCGTCGCCCCCTCCCCGAACAGCCCCCTGTCCGACGGCGAGAAGGTCGTCGTCCGGTACGGCCGCAAGCTGACCGTCACCGTCGACGGGGCCACCCGCGAGTACTGGACCACCGCGACCACCGTCGCCGCGGCCCTCCAGGAGCTCGGCATCCGCGCCGACTCGGCCAAGCTGTCGGCCTCGCGCTCGATGACCCTCGGCCGCCAGGGCCTCACCCTCTCGGTCACCACGCCCAAGGACGTCTCCGTCCGGGCCGACGGCAAGAACCGCACCGAGACCACCACCGCTGCCACCGTCGCCGACGTGCTCTCCGAGCTCGGCATCACCAAGGACGGCGACGACCGCGTCAAGCCCGACCTCACCACGCCCGTCACCAAGGGCATGAAGATCCAGGTGCAGCGCGTCAGCTCGACCGAGGTCGAGGACACCCAGGCGATCGCCGCCCCGGTCACGCGCAAGAGCGACTCGAGCCTCTACAAGGGCCAGACCAAGACCCTGAAGGCGGGTGCCGACGGCGCCAAGCTCGTGACGTACAAGGTCACCAAGGTCGACGGCAAGGTCGAGAGCAAGAAGGTCGTCAGCTCGAAGGTGACCCAGCAGCCCGTGACCCGCGTCGTCGCAGTCGGCACGAAGGCCCGGCCCGCCGTGTCCGCCCCCTCCGCGGGCAACACCTCCGGTGCCGGCCTCAACTTGGCCAACGCCGCCATGTGGGACCGGATCGCCCAGTGCGAGTCCGGTGGCAACTGGCACATCAACACCGGCAACGGCTACTACGGCGGCCTGCAGTTCGACTCCGGCTCGTGGCTGGCCAACGGTGGCGGCGACTTCGCGCCGCGCGCCGACCTGGCCTCCCGCGAGGAGCAGATCACCGTGGCGAACCGGTACTACGCCAAGGCCGGCCTGAGCCCGTGGGGCTGCGCCGGCGCCGCCTGA
- the rsmA gene encoding 16S rRNA (adenine(1518)-N(6)/adenine(1519)-N(6))-dimethyltransferase RsmA, translating into MSDPETSGYLGAAQIREIAASLGVRPTKQWGQNFVVDANTVKRIVRLAGVDPQDCVVEVGPGLGSLTLALLPEAGHVTAVEVDPTLAAALPDTVARLAPGLADRLTLVAADAMQVRELPDPQPTALVANLPYNVSVPVVLSFLEAFPTLRRVLVMVQLEVAERLAATPGSKAYGVPSVKAAWYASVRLAGTVPRSVFWPVPNVDSGLVALDRRPEPQVPGATRRETFACIDAAFAQRRKTLRAALAGWAGSAPRAEECLRAAGIDPRTRGEQLGVEQFAAIAAARAALPPTDPA; encoded by the coding sequence ATGAGCGACCCGGAGACCAGCGGCTACCTCGGCGCCGCGCAGATCCGGGAGATCGCGGCCTCCCTCGGCGTGCGGCCCACCAAGCAGTGGGGCCAGAACTTCGTCGTCGACGCCAACACCGTCAAGCGCATCGTCCGGCTCGCGGGCGTCGACCCCCAGGACTGCGTCGTCGAGGTCGGCCCCGGCCTGGGGTCGCTGACGCTCGCGCTGCTCCCCGAGGCGGGCCACGTCACCGCGGTCGAGGTCGACCCCACCCTCGCGGCGGCGCTGCCCGACACCGTGGCCCGCCTCGCGCCCGGCCTCGCCGACCGCCTCACCCTCGTCGCGGCCGACGCGATGCAGGTGCGCGAGCTGCCCGACCCGCAGCCCACCGCCCTCGTCGCGAACCTGCCGTACAACGTCTCCGTGCCGGTCGTGCTGTCGTTCCTCGAGGCGTTCCCGACCCTCCGCAGGGTGCTCGTCATGGTCCAGCTCGAGGTCGCCGAGCGGCTGGCGGCGACGCCGGGCTCCAAGGCCTACGGGGTGCCAAGCGTCAAGGCGGCCTGGTACGCCTCGGTGCGGCTGGCGGGGACGGTGCCCCGCAGCGTCTTCTGGCCGGTCCCCAACGTGGACTCGGGGCTGGTCGCGCTCGACCGCAGGCCGGAGCCGCAGGTCCCCGGGGCCACCCGCCGGGAGACGTTCGCCTGCATCGACGCAGCCTTCGCCCAGCGCCGCAAGACACTCCGGGCCGCGCTGGCGGGGTGGGCCGGGTCCGCCCCCCGCGCCGAGGAGTGCCTGCGCGCGGCCGGGATCGACCCGCGGACCCGGGGTGAGCAGCTCGGGGTCGAGCAGTTCGCCGCGATCGCCGCCGCCCGGGCGGCCCTGCCACCGACCGACCCCGCCTGA
- a CDS encoding 4-(cytidine 5'-diphospho)-2-C-methyl-D-erythritol kinase: MTSAMAPPSSVTVRVPAKINLELVVGAPRPDGYHPLSTVFHAVSLHDEVTVWPADEWGLTVTGPQSLGVPEDGTNLAARAALLLAESAGITEPVHIAIRKDIPVAGGMAGGSADAAAALVACDQLWGLGTPRVELEHVAAEVGSDVPFLLTGGTAMASGRGEVLAPVLARGTYHWVLAVSEGGLSTPAVYAECDRLRGDRPVPDPAPTPEMMTALRSGDPRALGAALANDLQAAAISLMPALADVIDAGLEFGAIGGIVSGSGPTVAFLAEDNESALDLAVSLTASGTVQDVRRATGPAHGAHVVSGVRAR, from the coding sequence ATGACCTCAGCCATGGCGCCGCCGTCATCCGTGACGGTGCGCGTCCCGGCGAAGATCAACCTCGAGCTCGTCGTCGGCGCCCCGCGTCCCGACGGCTACCACCCCCTGTCGACCGTGTTCCACGCCGTCTCCCTGCACGACGAGGTCACCGTCTGGCCGGCGGACGAGTGGGGCCTGACCGTCACGGGGCCGCAGTCGCTGGGGGTCCCCGAGGACGGCACGAACCTCGCGGCCCGGGCGGCCCTGCTGCTGGCCGAGTCCGCGGGCATCACCGAACCGGTCCACATCGCGATCCGCAAGGACATCCCCGTCGCCGGCGGCATGGCGGGCGGCTCGGCCGACGCGGCCGCCGCCCTCGTGGCCTGCGACCAGCTCTGGGGCCTCGGCACGCCGCGGGTCGAGCTCGAGCACGTCGCCGCCGAGGTCGGCAGCGACGTGCCCTTCCTCCTCACGGGCGGCACCGCCATGGCCTCGGGCCGCGGCGAGGTGCTCGCGCCGGTCCTCGCCCGCGGCACCTACCACTGGGTGCTCGCCGTCAGCGAGGGCGGGCTCTCCACGCCGGCCGTGTATGCCGAGTGCGACCGGCTGCGCGGCGACCGCCCCGTGCCCGACCCGGCGCCGACCCCCGAGATGATGACCGCCCTGCGGTCCGGCGACCCCCGGGCGCTGGGGGCCGCGCTGGCCAACGACCTGCAGGCCGCCGCGATCTCGCTCATGCCCGCCCTCGCCGACGTCATCGACGCCGGGCTGGAGTTCGGGGCCATCGGCGGCATCGTGTCCGGCTCCGGGCCGACCGTGGCGTTCCTCGCCGAGGACAACGAGTCGGCGCTCGACCTCGCGGTGTCCCTCACCGCGTCGGGCACCGTCCAGGACGTGCGCCGCGCTACCGGACCGGCCCACGGCGCCCACGTGGTCAGCGGGGTGCGCGCCCGCTGA
- a CDS encoding TetR/AcrR family transcriptional regulator, whose product MTGKQRREQLIEVGRKLFAEKGVEGTTVEEIAAKASVSKPVVYEHFGGKEGLYAVVVDREIAALLGSITGALTTEMGSRETLERAALALLDYIETSTDGFRILVRDSPAGQSTGSFASLISDVASQVEHILAAEFKRRKLDPKAAPLYAQMLVGMVALTGQWWLDSRRMKKADVAAHLVNLAWNGLAGMEKKPDLVTRR is encoded by the coding sequence ATGACCGGCAAGCAGCGACGCGAGCAGCTGATCGAGGTCGGCCGCAAGCTGTTCGCCGAGAAAGGCGTCGAGGGCACGACCGTCGAGGAGATCGCCGCGAAGGCGAGCGTCTCCAAGCCCGTCGTGTACGAGCACTTCGGCGGCAAGGAGGGCCTGTACGCCGTCGTGGTCGACCGCGAGATCGCCGCGCTGCTCGGCTCGATCACCGGCGCCCTGACCACCGAGATGGGCAGCCGGGAGACACTGGAACGGGCCGCGCTGGCGCTGCTCGACTACATCGAGACGTCGACCGACGGGTTCCGGATCCTGGTGCGGGACAGCCCCGCCGGGCAGTCGACCGGGTCGTTCGCGAGCCTCATCTCCGACGTCGCCAGCCAGGTCGAGCACATCCTCGCGGCGGAGTTCAAGCGCCGGAAGCTCGACCCGAAGGCCGCCCCCCTCTACGCGCAGATGCTCGTCGGCATGGTCGCCCTGACCGGCCAGTGGTGGCTCGACTCGCGCAGGATGAAGAAGGCGGACGTCGCGGCCCACCTCGTCAACCTGGCGTGGAACGGCCTCGCCGGGATGGAGAAGAAGCCGGACCTCGTCACCCGGCGCTAG
- a CDS encoding PadR family transcriptional regulator, translating to MPARASIPSHLGCAVLGLLARRPRTGYDLAKAMERPVGYFWTAQHSQIYPELARLEGAGLVEHEVVEGAGPRPTKRYAVTPAGLEALRAWVASEAEPQAVRDLETLRLWSVWTVEPEVARELVRTARARHATALEAYRAELDALVGEPAARDRAHPLFASRLTLEGGVRARRAAVEWCDWMLEQLA from the coding sequence ATGCCAGCACGGGCGTCCATCCCCTCCCACCTCGGCTGCGCCGTGCTCGGCCTCCTGGCCCGCCGGCCGCGGACCGGGTACGACCTCGCCAAGGCGATGGAGCGCCCCGTCGGCTACTTCTGGACGGCGCAGCACAGCCAGATCTACCCCGAGCTCGCACGGCTCGAGGGGGCCGGGCTCGTCGAGCACGAGGTGGTGGAGGGCGCGGGACCCAGGCCCACCAAGCGGTATGCCGTGACGCCGGCCGGCCTGGAGGCCCTGCGCGCGTGGGTGGCCAGTGAGGCCGAGCCGCAGGCGGTGCGGGACCTGGAGACCCTGAGGCTGTGGTCGGTCTGGACGGTCGAGCCCGAGGTGGCGAGGGAGCTCGTCCGCACGGCCCGCGCCCGCCACGCGACGGCGCTCGAGGCCTACCGCGCAGAGCTCGACGCGCTGGTCGGCGAGCCGGCCGCGCGCGACCGCGCGCACCCCCTCTTCGCCAGCCGGCTCACCCTCGAGGGCGGGGTCCGGGCCCGGCGGGCGGCCGTGGAGTGGTGCGACTGGATGCTCGAGCAGCTCGCCTGA
- a CDS encoding methionyl-tRNA formyltransferase, whose amino-acid sequence MTAVDPLVAIGRSRLLHDSVEHLAAAGHRFAAIVTAPPSPEYDVGPADFAAQADRLGCELFVVEKGGVPPEVSAAVERHGPAAAVSVNWQYVLPGPFLDLFPHGVLNLHLGNLPDYKGNATVNWSILNGENEIHANVHRMAVELDAGDVIARAPIPLDDTTYVGDVLARAQELAPDLFRQALERLAEDPTSCVVPGSTAGLRCYPRLPEDGLIDWTRPAGEVARLVRASSRPYPGAYSFLGGRRITVWRAAVSDRTDFLAVPGHVLGRGPGSTLLVACGDGALELQEVSVGEDCVEPAGLTRSIRARFSSS is encoded by the coding sequence GTGACCGCCGTCGACCCCCTCGTCGCGATCGGCCGGTCGCGGCTGCTGCACGACTCCGTCGAGCACCTCGCCGCGGCGGGTCACCGGTTCGCGGCCATCGTCACGGCTCCGCCGTCGCCGGAGTACGACGTGGGCCCGGCGGACTTCGCAGCCCAGGCGGACCGGCTGGGGTGCGAGCTCTTCGTGGTCGAGAAGGGCGGCGTGCCCCCGGAGGTGTCCGCGGCGGTCGAGCGACACGGGCCGGCGGCGGCCGTCAGCGTCAACTGGCAGTACGTGCTGCCGGGTCCGTTCCTCGACCTGTTTCCCCACGGTGTGCTCAACCTGCACCTCGGCAACCTCCCCGACTACAAGGGCAACGCCACCGTCAACTGGTCGATCCTCAACGGCGAGAACGAGATCCACGCGAACGTCCACCGGATGGCGGTCGAGCTCGACGCCGGCGACGTCATCGCCCGCGCCCCGATCCCCCTCGACGACACCACCTACGTGGGCGACGTGCTCGCCCGCGCCCAGGAGCTGGCCCCCGACCTGTTCCGACAGGCCCTCGAGCGCCTCGCCGAGGACCCGACCTCCTGCGTCGTCCCGGGGTCCACGGCGGGCCTGCGCTGCTACCCGAGGCTGCCCGAGGACGGCCTGATCGACTGGACCCGCCCCGCCGGGGAGGTCGCCCGGCTGGTCCGCGCCTCCTCCCGTCCCTACCCCGGCGCCTACAGCTTCCTCGGCGGCCGGCGCATCACGGTCTGGCGGGCCGCGGTCTCCGACCGCACCGACTTCCTCGCCGTTCCCGGCCACGTGCTGGGACGCGGACCGGGGTCGACGCTGCTGGTCGCGTGCGGGGACGGGGCGCTGGAGCTGCAGGAGGTCTCGGTCGGCGAGGACTGCGTCGAACCGGCCGGCCTGACGCGCAGCATCCGGGCCCGGTTCTCCTCGTCCTGA
- a CDS encoding ABC-F family ATP-binding cassette domain-containing protein codes for MANLISVERASLALGTAQVLDEVSLGVLGGDRIGVVGRNGGGKTTLLRVLAGQREVDSGRVTRSGVSSIGVLAQEDVLDPASTVREAVLGDRAEHEWAGDPRIRDVLTGLLGGIAAEAVGGLDATVGPLSGGERRRLALARLLVADPTVLLLDEPTNHLDVEGVAWLAEHLVRHRARPDNALVTITHDRWFLDAVATQTWEVVDGTVQSYEGGYAAYVLAKAERARIAAVTAERRDNLLRKELAWLRRGAPARTSKPKFRIEAANQLIADEPPPRDDVELVSFATTRLGKDVVDLQDASVVLGDRTLLDRITWHLAPGERIGIVGVNGAGKSTLLRAIAGEVPLASGKRKQGVTVRLAYLSQEVRELERFADRRVIEAVEDVRKYIHLGRKEISASQLAQRLGFSGGRQQTRVSDLSGGERRRLQLTRLLMDEPNVLLLDEPTNDLDIETLTSLEDVLDGWAGTLLVVSHDRYLLERVCDRQVALMGDGHVRELPGGVEQYLELRHQALESVARQQASSSQAASAAVPAAGGPTPAELREARKDMARIERQLARLAEREERIHLAMAEAATDYDRVGELSAQLREVADERDALELEWLAAAEVVG; via the coding sequence ATGGCGAACCTCATCAGCGTGGAACGGGCCTCCCTGGCCCTCGGCACGGCCCAGGTCCTCGACGAGGTCTCCCTCGGGGTCCTCGGCGGCGACCGCATCGGGGTGGTCGGGCGCAACGGCGGGGGCAAGACCACGTTGCTGCGCGTGCTCGCGGGTCAGCGCGAGGTCGACTCCGGCCGTGTCACGCGATCGGGCGTCTCGAGCATCGGCGTCCTCGCGCAGGAGGACGTGCTCGACCCGGCGTCGACCGTGCGGGAAGCCGTGCTCGGGGACCGTGCCGAGCACGAGTGGGCCGGCGACCCACGCATCCGCGACGTCCTGACGGGGCTGCTCGGCGGCATCGCGGCGGAGGCCGTCGGCGGCCTCGACGCCACCGTCGGGCCGCTGTCGGGCGGTGAGCGCCGCCGCCTCGCGCTGGCGCGCCTGCTCGTGGCGGACCCGACGGTCCTGCTGCTCGACGAGCCCACCAACCACCTCGACGTCGAGGGCGTCGCCTGGCTGGCCGAGCACCTCGTGCGCCACCGTGCGCGCCCCGACAACGCCCTCGTCACCATCACCCACGACCGGTGGTTCCTCGACGCGGTGGCCACGCAGACGTGGGAGGTCGTCGACGGGACGGTGCAGTCCTACGAGGGCGGCTACGCGGCATACGTGCTCGCCAAGGCCGAACGCGCCCGGATCGCGGCCGTCACCGCCGAGCGGCGGGACAACCTGCTGCGCAAGGAGCTCGCGTGGCTGCGGCGCGGTGCGCCGGCGCGCACGTCCAAGCCGAAGTTCCGCATCGAGGCGGCCAACCAGCTCATCGCCGACGAGCCGCCACCGCGCGACGACGTCGAACTGGTGAGCTTCGCGACGACGCGCCTGGGCAAGGACGTGGTCGACCTCCAGGACGCCTCGGTGGTCCTCGGCGACCGGACGCTGCTCGACCGCATCACGTGGCACCTCGCGCCGGGGGAGCGGATCGGCATCGTGGGAGTCAACGGCGCCGGCAAGTCCACCCTGCTGCGGGCCATCGCCGGCGAGGTGCCGCTCGCGTCGGGCAAGCGGAAGCAGGGCGTCACGGTCCGGCTCGCCTACCTGTCGCAGGAGGTGCGCGAGCTCGAGCGGTTCGCCGACCGCAGGGTGATCGAGGCCGTGGAGGACGTCCGCAAGTACATCCACCTGGGGCGCAAGGAGATCAGCGCCTCCCAGCTCGCGCAGCGCCTCGGCTTCAGCGGTGGCCGGCAGCAGACCCGGGTGTCGGACCTGTCCGGCGGTGAGCGGCGCCGGCTGCAGCTGACCCGCCTGCTCATGGACGAGCCGAACGTGCTGCTGCTCGACGAGCCGACCAACGACCTCGACATCGAGACGCTGACCTCGCTCGAGGACGTCCTCGACGGCTGGGCCGGCACGCTGCTCGTCGTCTCCCACGACCGGTACCTGCTCGAGCGGGTCTGCGACCGCCAGGTCGCGCTCATGGGTGACGGCCACGTGCGCGAGTTGCCCGGTGGTGTGGAGCAGTACCTCGAGCTCCGGCACCAGGCACTGGAATCCGTTGCGCGACAGCAGGCCTCGTCGTCGCAGGCTGCCTCTGCGGCGGTTCCCGCGGCGGGCGGCCCGACCCCGGCCGAGCTCCGCGAGGCGCGCAAGGACATGGCCCGGATCGAGCGCCAGCTCGCCCGGCTCGCCGAGCGCGAGGAGCGGATCCACCTGGCCATGGCCGAGGCGGCCACCGACTACGACCGGGTGGGCGAGCTCAGCGCGCAGCTGCGCGAGGTGGCCGACGAGCGCGACGCCCTCGAGCTGGAGTGGCTCGCCGCAGCCGAGGTCGTCGGCTGA
- a CDS encoding TatD family hydrolase: MAPQDAPGRSGHGRVPDAPDPLPIAVVDNHTHLDIARDGEQPPDVAAAVAAATAVGVDRLVQIGCDLPGARFTVDVVDRHPQVLGGVAIHPNEAPRLAAAGTLDAAYREIEELAAHPRIRVVGETGLDYFRTGPEGVGVQQDSFRWHIDLAKRLGKALQIHDRDAHDDVLRILDEEGAPEHTVMHCFSGDMAVARACVERGYHLSFAGTVTFKNAKGLRDALSIVPLDRVLVETDAPYLTPSPWRGATNAPYLVPLTVRAMAGVLGVAVPTLCEALSANSEAVYGPW; the protein is encoded by the coding sequence ATGGCACCCCAGGACGCTCCCGGTCGCAGCGGCCACGGACGGGTGCCGGACGCGCCCGACCCGCTGCCGATCGCGGTCGTCGACAACCACACGCACCTCGACATCGCCCGCGACGGGGAGCAGCCGCCCGACGTCGCAGCGGCGGTCGCTGCCGCGACGGCGGTCGGCGTCGACCGGCTGGTCCAGATCGGCTGCGACCTCCCCGGTGCACGGTTCACCGTGGACGTCGTCGACCGGCACCCGCAGGTGCTCGGCGGCGTGGCCATCCACCCCAACGAGGCGCCACGGCTGGCCGCGGCCGGGACGCTCGACGCGGCATACCGGGAGATCGAGGAGCTGGCCGCGCACCCGCGCATCCGCGTCGTGGGGGAGACCGGTCTGGACTACTTCCGCACCGGGCCGGAAGGCGTTGGGGTGCAACAGGACTCGTTCCGCTGGCACATCGACCTCGCCAAGCGCCTCGGCAAGGCGCTGCAGATCCACGACCGCGACGCCCACGACGACGTGCTGCGGATCCTGGACGAGGAGGGCGCGCCGGAGCACACGGTCATGCACTGCTTCTCCGGCGACATGGCCGTCGCCCGCGCCTGCGTCGAGCGGGGCTACCACCTGTCGTTCGCCGGCACGGTGACGTTCAAGAACGCCAAGGGCCTGCGCGACGCCCTGTCGATCGTCCCGCTCGACCGCGTCCTGGTCGAGACCGACGCGCCCTACCTGACGCCGTCGCCGTGGCGCGGGGCCACCAACGCGCCCTACCTCGTGCCGCTCACCGTGCGGGCCATGGCGGGCGTGCTCGGGGTCGCCGTGCCGACCCTGTGCGAGGCGCTGAGCGCCAACTCCGAGGCGGTCTACGGCCCCTGGTGA